The following is a genomic window from Bacillota bacterium.
GGTACAGCGCAGGCAATACTGTCATTAACACGAAGTGCGAGGCACAATACTGGAACAATGATTTTCTAGATCCTAACAAGTATACCTGGGCCTGGCACCATGTGACTTTATCCGGAACAAATAGTGGGGTGGCAGCTTGGTATGCAGATTGGGATCACTGGGGTGAGTTTAGCGGTCTATTGCATGGAAGAGTGTTTGTGAATTGAGTATTTATGGGACCGCGCGCATTGTGCGCGGTCCCATAACCTTATGCAGGAGATAAACAGGATGAGAGGAAAGCAAAAATGAACCCTCCATTAACAATGGTGCTATTTGTGTTATTTTGGTGTTGGCCGATATCGCTTCTGATATCACTTATAGGATTGATAAAGAAGCGGCCCAAATGGCTGATATTGGGTGCAATACTGTATTTGCCCTTTGCACTGTACTTAAGTTTATTGCCTTTATTTAAAGGATATCCACTCCTATTTCCTTTGTTTTTGGTGGGTGCGTCCGTTGCTCTGAAGAAGGATAAAACGGGTCTTGCCTGGCTATTATTTCTAGCAGTATTTGTATTTACTATCTGGGTGTGGGCGGTCTTTCATGATTTGGAACCGTTATTTTAGCCGGTTGATTCGATTGAAAAACACACGTAACACTCGCCAGCCGAGCCGGTAGCTTTTCTTGATGTTAGAGCTACCCTAAAACGTCCGAAAGCTGACGGGATTGCCTGACCGGAGTCTGCTGGATATAATGGCCATATCATTATAGAAAGGAAAGACGCCCCTGTTTGCTGTGCGTGTGTGGTTAGCAGCAGCACTAGAGGCGTCCGTCACCGTATGGTCATTGTAACAGAATATGAGCTCATGAGAACCCCGACTGCCAGAGCATCTGCAGCAAGAGCCGGCGGCATCATCGAGGCTCTTGACGGCAGCGGGCTTAAGGCACCAGCAGCGCAAAGACCTGCAGATTCCCGCCGTTTCCTACCGGTCCGTCCGCAAGGGGGAGGTCGACGACAGTGTTTGAAGAATTCTACGGTCTTGCCTATTTTCGGGGTTGGGTCTAGCGCACCTTGAGCCGGTTCAGGACGGCGGTGCGGGCCTGCTCTTCCAGGCGGTCGTCCAAGGGGCTTAAGAAAGGGTCCAGGCCCCGCCGCTGCAGGGCCAGCGAGATGAGGTGGTCGGTCAGCCGGGGGTTCTTGGGGAGCAGGGGGCCGTGCAGGTAGGAGCAGAAAACGTTGCGGTAGCGGGCCCCCTCCAGCCCGTCGGCGCCGTTGTTGCCGTAACCGGCCAGCACCCGGCCCAGGGGCTCGACCTGGCCCAGGAAGGTCTGGCCGGAATGGTTCTCGAATCCGGCCACCCGTACCGGGCGTCCGTCAAGTTCAAGCTCCACCGCACAGTTCCCGATGAGCCGCCTCGCGCCGGCCCGCGTGTAGAAGTCGAGCAGCCGCAGGCCCGGGACCACCTTGTCCTCGGCAAGCTGGTAGTAGTGGCCGAGAACCTGGTAGCCGCCGCAAATCGCCAGCACCACCAGCCCGTCCTCAACGGCCGCTTCCAGATTGTCCCGCCGCCTTATCAGATCTTCCGCCAGGATTCCCTGTTCCCGGTCGGAACCCCCGCCGACGAACAGAAAGTCCAGTTCCCGAAAGTCCACCGGTTCCCCGAGCGGTATCTCCCGTACGGCAACCGGAATCTGCCGCCACGAACACCGCCGGGCGAAAGCGGTCAGGTTTCCCCGGTCCCCGTACAGGTTCAAGAGGTCAGGATACAGATGACCCGCGACCAGCATGGTCCGCCCTCCCTTCCGGGGTCAGCCTCGGCCTCAGAATCCTCTCCACCGGCCAGAGCGCCGTGTAGGTGGCAAAGAAGTACGCCGCCTCCCCGGGGCCGTCCAGGGTCGCGCCCACGGCCGCCTTCAGGTTCGGCTGCACCGCGATCTTCTTCGGGTCCACGCCGGCGTATTTCAGCCGCACCGCCATGTCCTCCGCCCGGAGGCCGCCGCACACGAACCGGGGCACTTTCTCCTGCACCGTCTCCAGCATCTCGAAGTCGACGTCCCAGAGCCAGGAGACGTCCCGGCCGTCCGCCACGTTGTCGTTTATGGCGATGAAGACGTCCTTGGTTCCCGGATTGGCCGGCAAAAGGTTCAAGCCCTCGTTGAAGCCGGCCGGGTTCTTTACTAAGTTTAAAAACACCGGCTTGTCCCGGTAGCGGAAGCGCTCCAGCCTCCCGACCGCCGGCTCGTAGGTCTCCAGGCTTTCGATCACCCGGCCGGGGTCCAACCCCAAAAGGGTCCCGGCGGCAAAGGCGGCCAGGGCGTTGTACAAGTTGTAAAACCCCTGGGTCTGCATCTCCAGCCGGTATTCCGCGTCCCCCGTCCGGATGAGGCAGGACACCCCTTCGCCCTGGTAACGGGCCTGCAACGCTTCCACCCCCGGTTCGGGCCGGCGGAAACCGCACCCGGCACAACGGAACAGGCCCAACTGGCTGTAGTGGTAAAAGGAATACTGCAGGGTGGTGCCGCACTGAGGACAAAACCGCGCCTCCCGGGTGTGCCGGCCGCCCTCCACCACCCGGGTGTGCGGGGCCAAGCCGAAGTGGGCCGTACGCGGCCCCAGCAGGCCGAACTGGGCCACGAGCGGGTCGTCGGCGTTTATGACCAGCCGGACCCGGGGCAGCCTTTTCAGGGCTTCGCGGATCAGCGCGACGGTCGTGTCGAGTTCTCCGTAACGGTCCAGTTGGTCGCGAAAGAAATTGGTGACCACCACCGCCTGCGGATTGACCTGGGCGGCCACTCCCGGAAAAGCGGCTTCGTCCACTTCCAGGACCGCGTAGTCAAACCGCAGCCGGCCGCAGCCGTCAGCTTCCCGGACAAACGCCGTCGTCACCCCCGTGACCAGGTTGGCGCCCTCCCGGTTGCACACGACCCGGTAGCCCGCCTCCCGCAAGATGCGGGCCAGCATGTTGTTCGTGGTCGTCTTGCCGTTGGTGCCGGTGACCAGGACCACCCCCCGCTGCGCCCGGGCGGCCAGCTGCCTGAGCGTTCCGGGATAAAGGCTCAGGGCGACCTTGCCCGGCAGGGACGACCCCGGCCGCCCCAGCAGTCGACTGCACCGGGCGGCCGACTTGGCGCCGCAGATGGCGATCAAAAGCCTGCCGTTCATAAAAACCTCCATCCACCTTAATTAATGTACAATCCCGGCGGCCATTAATCAAGGTTTGGGTCACTCGCCCCAAAAAAAACCTCTTGACACGATTCCCGGACAATGCTATATATGTACTAGTTATCCTAGTACACTTCAGACACTCCGCAAGGCAGGTGAGCGGCTTTGTTCAATATCGACCAGCGCAGCAGCACCCCCATCTACCAGCAACTGGTGCAGGAGGTCAAAGAGGCCGTCCTCCGGGGTGTGCTGCAACCCGGTGACCGGCTGCCTTCGGTCCGGGAGCTGGCTGGACGGTTGGCGATTAACCCCAACACCATTCAGAAATCCTACCAGGAACTGGAGCGGCAGAAGGTCGTCGAAACGCTGCGGGGCAAGGGCACCTTCGTGTGCCTGGATTATCGGGTGCGGGAGGACGAGGAGAAGATGGGTGAGTTTCGGGAAAACTTGCGCAAAATCCTGGTCGAGGCGCACTACCTGGGACTGGACCGGGAGCGGATTGTGGCGCTGGTCAGGCAACTTATGCAGGAGCTTGGCATCGGGGAGGGCCTAAAGTGAATATTGTCATTCACGGGTTGACGAAGACCTTTCGGGAAAACACGGCGCTGGAGAACATCAATCTCGAAGTGCCGCCGGGCACGATCTTCGGCCTGGTGGGACCGAACGGCGCCGGTAAAACCACGCTGATCAAGATCATCATGGGCCTCCTGCTGCCCACCCGGGGTTGGGTCTCCATCGACGGGCGCTCGGTGCTTCAGGATCCCCGGATAAAATCCAGGATCGGCTACCTGGCCGATTACCAGCGCTACTACCCCGGTTTCAAGGTCAAGGACATGTTCCGGCTTTACCGGGAGTCCTATGAAACGTGGAGTCCGGAACGTTTCGAGGAACTCTGCCGGGTGTTTGACCTGCCGGAAAACGCCAAGGTCAAGAACCTATCCAAGGGAATGCGCACCCAGTTGGCGATCATCCTGAACCTGGCCTTTAGGCCGGCCCTCTTGGTCCTGGACGAACCCACCGCCGGCCTGGACCCGGTGCTGCGCCGGCAGTTCTTGACCATCCTGATGGACGAAGTGGCCCAAAACGGCACTACCGTTTTCATCTCCACGCACAACCTGCACGAACTGGAACGCATCTCTGACCGCCTGGCCGTCATCCACCAGGGCCGGCTCTTGTTCAACGAAAGCCTGGAAGACTTAAAGCACAAGGTGCGCAAAATCCAGGCGGCATTCGAGAACCCCCTTCCCGCGGACGTTTTGCAGAAGACCAGCGTCCTGAACGTCGAGCGAGAAGGCCGGGTTTACAGCATCACTGCACAGGACGGCATCGACGAGCTTGCGGCCGAGCTGCGGACATTCCAGCCCCTTTTCCTGGACTTCGTGGACATCTCCCTGGAGGAGATCTTTATTTACCGGATGGGAGGCGAAGGCTATGAACTTAAAAAGATTCTGGCCCAATAAGACGCTGGCCTGGAAGGACTGGAAGAACAGCGGGCTGCTTTTCGTCCTGTTCTTCGGCTTTGTCGCCTACGTGACCACGTTCGCCCTGCAGAACGCAATCACGACTTACTTAAGAGCCGGGGTGACGCTGCCCGAAGGGCACTACTGGCACGGATTCGAAGCTTTCGCCGTTCGAGTGTGGTCCGCGGACGCCCTGGTGGGGATCGGCCTGGTCCTTTTCACGGTCGCCCTGGCCGCCATGACCGTGGGCCAGGAACGGGACCGGGAAACCCTGGGTCTTTTGCTGGCCATGCCCTATTCCCGGCGGGACATCCTGTTCAGCAAAGTGGTGGTGGGCTTGGGGCAAATCCTGATCATTGTCGGGGTGAACGCCCTCTTAATGACCTTGCTGGTTTGGGTCAACCCGGGCGTTCCGTTTCCGTTCGGCACGCCGGACATCTGGGGCTGGGCGCTCCACAGCTTCCTGGTCCTGACGTTCGTCTTCTGCTTCACCGTGTTGATCGCCACCGTCAGCGGCACCACCCTGGGCAACGGCCTCCTGGCCCTGATCTTCCTGTTCTTTCCGGCGGGACTGTACGCGTTGCTGGAGGTCAACGTTTACTACTGGGTCTCGGATTACGCCCATCCCCCCTACTGGATTTGGCCCAACCTTTTCTCCGATATCGCGCTTCTGGCAACGGTACCCGTTTGGGTCATCGATTTCAACGCGCTCGGCAAGTACAACCCGGTTTACCTTTACGGTGTCCTGGTCGCCCTGTCCGCCGGCGCTTACGCCCTGGCCCGGTTCCTGTTCGCCAAAAACCCGCTGGAAAACAACGGGGAGGTTTTAGTGTTCGAACAGCTGGAAGGCGTCTTCAAGCTGGG
Proteins encoded in this region:
- a CDS encoding glutamine amidotransferase; this translates as MLVAGHLYPDLLNLYGDRGNLTAFARRCSWRQIPVAVREIPLGEPVDFRELDFLFVGGGSDREQGILAEDLIRRRDNLEAAVEDGLVVLAICGGYQVLGHYYQLAEDKVVPGLRLLDFYTRAGARRLIGNCAVELELDGRPVRVAGFENHSGQTFLGQVEPLGRVLAGYGNNGADGLEGARYRNVFCSYLHGPLLPKNPRLTDHLISLALQRRGLDPFLSPLDDRLEEQARTAVLNRLKVR
- a CDS encoding MurT ligase domain-containing protein, with the protein product MNGRLLIAICGAKSAARCSRLLGRPGSSLPGKVALSLYPGTLRQLAARAQRGVVLVTGTNGKTTTNNMLARILREAGYRVVCNREGANLVTGVTTAFVREADGCGRLRFDYAVLEVDEAAFPGVAAQVNPQAVVVTNFFRDQLDRYGELDTTVALIREALKRLPRVRLVINADDPLVAQFGLLGPRTAHFGLAPHTRVVEGGRHTREARFCPQCGTTLQYSFYHYSQLGLFRCAGCGFRRPEPGVEALQARYQGEGVSCLIRTGDAEYRLEMQTQGFYNLYNALAAFAAGTLLGLDPGRVIESLETYEPAVGRLERFRYRDKPVFLNLVKNPAGFNEGLNLLPANPGTKDVFIAINDNVADGRDVSWLWDVDFEMLETVQEKVPRFVCGGLRAEDMAVRLKYAGVDPKKIAVQPNLKAAVGATLDGPGEAAYFFATYTALWPVERILRPRLTPEGRADHAGRGSSVS
- a CDS encoding GntR family transcriptional regulator, whose amino-acid sequence is MFNIDQRSSTPIYQQLVQEVKEAVLRGVLQPGDRLPSVRELAGRLAINPNTIQKSYQELERQKVVETLRGKGTFVCLDYRVREDEEKMGEFRENLRKILVEAHYLGLDRERIVALVRQLMQELGIGEGLK
- a CDS encoding ABC transporter ATP-binding protein; this encodes MNIVIHGLTKTFRENTALENINLEVPPGTIFGLVGPNGAGKTTLIKIIMGLLLPTRGWVSIDGRSVLQDPRIKSRIGYLADYQRYYPGFKVKDMFRLYRESYETWSPERFEELCRVFDLPENAKVKNLSKGMRTQLAIILNLAFRPALLVLDEPTAGLDPVLRRQFLTILMDEVAQNGTTVFISTHNLHELERISDRLAVIHQGRLLFNESLEDLKHKVRKIQAAFENPLPADVLQKTSVLNVEREGRVYSITAQDGIDELAAELRTFQPLFLDFVDISLEEIFIYRMGGEGYELKKILAQ
- a CDS encoding ABC transporter permease subunit; its protein translation is MNLKRFWPNKTLAWKDWKNSGLLFVLFFGFVAYVTTFALQNAITTYLRAGVTLPEGHYWHGFEAFAVRVWSADALVGIGLVLFTVALAAMTVGQERDRETLGLLLAMPYSRRDILFSKVVVGLGQILIIVGVNALLMTLLVWVNPGVPFPFGTPDIWGWALHSFLVLTFVFCFTVLIATVSGTTLGNGLLALIFLFFPAGLYALLEVNVYYWVSDYAHPPYWIWPNLFSDIALLATVPVWVIDFNALGKYNPVYLYGVLVALSAGAYALARFLFAKNPLENNGEVLVFEQLEGVFKLGVVVCFALLGGPLLTALAGIHNPGALVLSLCYLLAGGVTWFLTNRLLEWRRAA